The following coding sequences lie in one Synechococcus sp. PCC 7336 genomic window:
- a CDS encoding sacsin N-terminal ATP-binding-like domain-containing protein, producing the protein MIQSIEKGRKDAGDRSIAEKIVKRLHDLEKTVENNLGRWAWELLQNAKDSIADEDERTLHIQIELNQNSIEFKHDGTHFTEQDVIGLISQISSKEVEEEAQTKKTGRFGTGFLTTHLLSRVIKVRGVLRAEDKSLYRFNFLLDRRGNTTSQLLPRIEKSWNDFRDSVEKVTHDFEENQLNTSFCYYLETDRQKEIAKMGIKQFSDLIPFVLAFIPKIAKVKIIDRVSKCETFFTNDNDKKDYPVLHILKTENDKTTDLFILHASNGGVSIATEIEKIEKGFLIKEIANVPKLFCDFPLIGTENFHFPMIVNSFFFNPLTERDGIWLKGNDDIEVKENQKILHDAVELYKQQVALVAGGNFFNLYNLVETKMPSTDRRYFDDKWYENYIQKPLRKFILDAEIVELEAFENAKGSISELDFPNKSFSEIVREKIWQFIFDLSPNTVCKKNHLQSWCSLSWDGWSLVNYKDIINAITGRKNIDKLCKDLGKSEVEAFKWLNTLGEFILEDSNNYYLFERSLIVPNKNRIFRTQKSLFIDEINDDDIIQVLRLLGEDWNDILRHDLVEFGDYAAKGKKDIAAAITEKLKNPDSTDNTVEAINLLSGWFENNSNLGAKLFTELYSKRAELFMNTIEDKESLYRVMRSCKDLSQLAEVVESIEDKSDISENIQKVEELEKLLQEFNISNVSELKDILVSAQESSDNRKIKITEEVLLSLGVTSIEELEEALKDRNIAEQFTHISTPSALMFMHVQNLIGRAKNNVLEYLQNLSEYDCSDWEELATTVIGGIKKDGLPVYIVVRPSDSGEVIIYYSSEKDTLDEPSAELWIDDGVQDPKCLTLGKILKNTGITRIPV; encoded by the coding sequence ATGATTCAATCTATTGAAAAAGGGAGAAAGGATGCTGGAGATAGATCAATCGCTGAAAAAATAGTGAAGCGCTTGCATGATCTAGAAAAAACTGTTGAAAACAATTTAGGGCGCTGGGCGTGGGAGCTTTTGCAGAATGCAAAAGATAGTATTGCAGATGAAGATGAAAGAACTCTACATATTCAGATAGAGCTAAATCAAAATAGTATTGAATTTAAACATGATGGAACTCACTTTACAGAGCAGGATGTTATAGGTCTTATAAGCCAAATTTCATCCAAAGAAGTTGAGGAGGAGGCTCAGACAAAAAAGACAGGTCGATTTGGAACAGGTTTCCTGACAACACATCTTCTTTCCAGAGTAATTAAGGTCAGAGGTGTTCTAAGAGCAGAAGACAAGAGTTTGTATCGTTTTAACTTTTTGTTAGACAGGCGAGGTAATACTACATCTCAACTATTGCCACGAATTGAGAAGTCTTGGAATGATTTCCGCGATTCTGTGGAAAAAGTCACACATGATTTTGAAGAAAATCAACTTAATACTTCTTTTTGCTACTACTTGGAAACAGATCGGCAAAAAGAAATAGCGAAGATGGGAATAAAACAGTTCTCAGATTTAATCCCATTTGTATTAGCGTTTATCCCTAAAATAGCTAAAGTAAAGATTATAGATAGAGTTAGCAAATGTGAAACTTTTTTTACGAATGACAATGACAAAAAAGATTATCCTGTTTTGCATATATTGAAGACAGAGAATGATAAGACAACAGATCTTTTTATCTTGCATGCTTCTAATGGAGGGGTTTCGATTGCCACAGAGATTGAGAAAATTGAGAAAGGGTTTTTAATTAAAGAGATAGCTAACGTCCCAAAGTTGTTTTGCGACTTTCCTCTCATTGGTACTGAGAATTTCCATTTCCCTATGATTGTGAATAGTTTCTTCTTTAACCCTCTGACAGAAAGAGATGGAATATGGTTGAAAGGTAATGATGATATAGAGGTTAAAGAGAATCAGAAAATTTTACATGATGCTGTTGAGTTATACAAACAACAAGTTGCTCTAGTTGCAGGAGGTAACTTTTTTAATCTATATAATCTTGTAGAAACTAAAATGCCTTCTACTGATAGAAGATATTTTGATGATAAGTGGTATGAAAACTACATTCAGAAGCCACTCAGGAAATTCATCCTTGATGCTGAAATTGTTGAACTTGAAGCATTTGAGAATGCTAAGGGATCAATCAGTGAGCTGGATTTCCCAAATAAATCTTTTTCAGAGATTGTAAGAGAAAAGATTTGGCAATTTATCTTTGATCTTTCACCTAATACTGTATGTAAAAAAAATCATTTGCAATCATGGTGTAGCTTGTCCTGGGATGGATGGAGTTTAGTTAATTATAAAGACATAATCAATGCGATTACAGGGCGCAAAAATATTGATAAGCTATGCAAAGATCTAGGTAAGTCAGAAGTTGAAGCCTTTAAATGGTTAAATACTCTTGGTGAATTCATCCTTGAAGATTCAAATAACTATTATTTGTTTGAGAGAAGTTTGATTGTTCCCAATAAAAATAGAATTTTCAGGACACAAAAAAGCTTGTTCATTGATGAGATAAATGACGATGATATTATTCAAGTATTAAGATTATTGGGTGAAGATTGGAATGATATACTTAGGCATGACTTAGTAGAATTTGGGGATTATGCTGCTAAAGGCAAGAAGGATATTGCGGCAGCGATTACTGAAAAGCTAAAAAATCCTGATAGTACAGATAATACCGTGGAAGCAATTAATCTTCTATCTGGATGGTTTGAGAACAATTCAAATTTGGGAGCAAAGCTATTTACGGAATTGTACAGCAAGCGAGCTGAGCTTTTTATGAATACTATCGAAGATAAGGAAAGTCTTTATAGAGTCATGAGATCTTGTAAGGATCTGAGCCAGCTTGCAGAAGTTGTAGAGTCCATAGAAGATAAGTCTGATATATCTGAAAACATCCAAAAAGTTGAAGAACTAGAAAAATTACTGCAAGAATTCAACATAAGTAATGTATCCGAACTGAAGGACATATTGGTATCAGCACAAGAATCTAGTGACAACAGAAAGATAAAAATCACAGAAGAAGTCCTACTAAGTTTAGGAGTAACCTCTATTGAGGAGTTAGAAGAAGCTCTAAAAGATAGAAATATTGCAGAGCAATTTACTCATATATCAACGCCATCAGCCTTAATGTTTATGCATGTTCAGAATTTAATAGGTAGGGCTAAGAATAATGTTCTTGAGTATCTACAAAATCTTAGTGAATATGATTGCAGTGATTGGGAAGAATTGGCAACTACTGTAATTGGTGGTATCAAGAAGGATGGTTTGCCCGTATATATTGTTGTAAGGCCATCTGATAGTGGTGAAGTAATTATTTACTATAGCTCTGAAAAAGATACTTTAGACGAACCTAGTGCTGAGTTATGGATTGATGATGGTGTACAAGATCCCAAATGCTTGACATTAGGTAAGATCTTAAAAAACACAGGAATTACTAGAATCCCAGTTTGA
- a CDS encoding tyrosine-type recombinase/integrase has protein sequence MDFRWKRVEEFFASRELSANTQRNYRRELRRFLDWTPLTWQGASFRTIDRYRDYLKKLPVGERGRSAASLNLARAALKSFFAWMVERDYCVKDPTAQWEKVKDKPWVAKDLPSEQVQELFEALANRGENRVRDTALLHVLSHGLRASEIVGLNIEDFDGTRLRVFQSKTQRWKSVPLGSEGREAIARYLDWRAGAGFEGSGGDPLFVSHSPDPLYRGRRLSYNGLYSIFKGLAVAAGIDSSHPHQMRHTFATLLAVMGMEGQLARLLTGHRSEASYERYNLRALELRAEEEFYRLVEGQLPGEDS, from the coding sequence GTGGACTTTCGCTGGAAGCGGGTGGAGGAATTCTTTGCCAGTCGGGAGCTGTCGGCCAATACCCAGCGCAATTATCGACGCGAATTGAGGCGGTTTTTGGATTGGACGCCGCTGACTTGGCAGGGGGCGAGTTTTCGAACGATCGATCGCTATCGCGACTATCTGAAGAAATTGCCAGTGGGGGAGAGGGGGCGATCGGCGGCGTCGCTGAATTTGGCGCGGGCGGCGCTCAAAAGCTTTTTTGCCTGGATGGTGGAGCGGGATTACTGCGTCAAAGATCCGACTGCTCAGTGGGAGAAGGTCAAAGATAAACCTTGGGTGGCAAAGGATTTACCGAGCGAACAGGTGCAGGAGCTGTTCGAGGCGCTGGCGAATCGGGGGGAGAATCGGGTGCGCGATACGGCGCTGCTGCACGTTCTCTCTCACGGGTTGCGAGCTTCGGAAATTGTCGGACTGAATATTGAGGATTTCGACGGGACGCGCTTGCGGGTGTTTCAGTCAAAGACTCAGCGTTGGAAGTCAGTGCCGCTGGGGAGTGAGGGACGGGAGGCGATCGCGAGGTATTTGGACTGGAGAGCGGGGGCTGGGTTTGAGGGGAGTGGGGGCGATCCCCTGTTTGTGTCTCACAGCCCCGATCCGCTCTATCGGGGGAGGCGGCTGTCCTACAACGGTCTGTATTCGATTTTTAAGGGGCTGGCAGTGGCAGCGGGGATCGACAGCAGCCATCCCCACCAGATGCGGCATACGTTTGCGACGCTTCTTGCCGTGATGGGGATGGAGGGGCAGTTGGCTCGACTACTGACGGGGCATCGCTCGGAGGCGAGTTACGAGCGCTACAATCTGCGGGCGTTGGAGCTGAGGGCGGAGGAGGAGTTTTATCGCTTAGTGGAGGGGCAGTTGCCAGGGGAGGATTCCTAA
- a CDS encoding DUF4351 domain-containing protein produces MAASAAILAGLVLGKGLIRSVLREDVMKESVIYQEIVSTAEERGRDLGKREEGLSFVSRLLKHRFTELSPELQQQIENLSLQSLEELGEALLDVSSEADLAAWLQGHR; encoded by the coding sequence GTGGCGGCGTCGGCAGCGATTCTGGCGGGGTTAGTATTGGGGAAGGGTTTGATTCGGAGCGTACTGCGGGAGGATGTGATGAAGGAATCGGTGATTTACCAAGAGATTGTCTCGACGGCGGAAGAGCGGGGTCGAGATCTAGGCAAACGTGAGGAAGGTCTATCCTTTGTTTCCAGATTGCTCAAACATCGGTTTACGGAACTATCTCCCGAACTACAGCAACAGATTGAGAATCTTTCCCTCCAATCATTAGAAGAGTTGGGTGAGGCACTGCTGGATGTTTCTAGCGAAGCTGATTTGGCGGCTTGGCTTCAGGGGCATCGGTAG
- a CDS encoding LPO_1073/Vpar_1526 family protein, whose protein sequence is MSSKANQRQESGNNSLNLQAASISFNQGVSYSEARQIALDVFSSNFVKLADEAANIAETRVRQFIDNYLDELEARQPEALVSAKDPDMQYILYEAQKMYARTGDDFLAELLIELLVKRAPLRKRSFVQVVLNEALETIGKITSPQMYALSVIFLVDNLLHERPDNIDEFLKLMNSYLIPMSIEMPNISSAYLYLEYTGCVRSGFSGTSFIDILRMNYMHIFSNIISSENYLQLSTEIPMIDEFLRTCQGGYKFRVKDLNEFDEILGKVGIQSDDEIRNKRKLFTEFVADSGEVRNFLIQNCPNVEILFDRWKRANNYRLTSVGFAIAQTHLKKTFGLSYRLSDWLSL, encoded by the coding sequence ATGTCAAGTAAAGCAAACCAAAGGCAAGAATCAGGAAACAACTCGCTCAATCTTCAAGCGGCAAGTATCTCTTTTAATCAAGGAGTTTCTTATAGTGAAGCGCGCCAAATTGCCTTAGATGTCTTCTCCTCCAACTTTGTAAAATTAGCCGATGAAGCCGCAAATATCGCTGAAACGAGAGTAAGGCAGTTTATCGACAATTATCTTGATGAACTTGAAGCAAGACAGCCAGAAGCATTAGTTTCAGCAAAAGATCCAGATATGCAATACATCTTGTATGAAGCTCAAAAGATGTATGCACGAACAGGTGATGATTTTCTAGCTGAACTTCTGATTGAACTTTTGGTAAAGAGAGCTCCTCTTAGGAAGAGATCTTTTGTACAGGTTGTCTTGAACGAGGCACTGGAAACTATTGGCAAAATAACAAGTCCACAAATGTATGCCTTGTCTGTGATTTTTCTGGTAGATAATTTGCTTCACGAGAGACCTGACAATATTGATGAATTCTTGAAGTTGATGAACAGCTACCTGATTCCGATGTCGATTGAAATGCCAAACATATCATCTGCTTATTTATACCTAGAGTATACAGGTTGTGTTCGTAGTGGTTTTTCCGGCACTAGTTTCATTGACATATTAAGAATGAACTACATGCATATATTTTCTAATATTATTAGCTCTGAAAATTACTTGCAACTATCGACTGAGATACCGATGATTGACGAGTTTCTGCGGACTTGCCAAGGTGGTTATAAATTCAGAGTTAAAGATCTGAATGAATTTGATGAGATCCTTGGCAAGGTGGGTATTCAGTCTGACGACGAAATTAGGAATAAAAGAAAACTATTTACTGAATTTGTCGCAGATTCTGGAGAGGTAAGGAACTTTCTTATCCAAAACTGTCCCAATGTTGAAATACTATTTGACCGCTGGAAGAGAGCTAATAACTACAGGCTGACAAGCGTAGGATTTGCTATTGCGCAAACCCACTTGAAAAAGACTTTTGGTTTGTCATATAGGCTAAGTGATTGGCTCAGCTTGTAG